A region from the Benincasa hispida cultivar B227 chromosome 12, ASM972705v1, whole genome shotgun sequence genome encodes:
- the LOC120092858 gene encoding probable sucrose-phosphate synthase 2 codes for MAGNEWINGYLEAILDTGATAIEDQKPATAAANLSDRGHFNPTKYFVEEVVSGVDESDLHRTWLKVVATRNTRERSSRLENMCWRIWHLTRKKKQLEWEELQRFTNRRLEREQGRMDVTEDMSEDLSEGEKGDAGSEMVQNETPKVEFQRTSSNFEVWSEDKKERKLYIILISLHGLVRGDNMELGRDSDTGGQVKYVVELSRALAQMPGVYRVDLFTRQILSTEVDWSYGEPTEMLSTGTDEGDGDVGESSGAYIIRIPFGPRDKYLRKELLWPHIQEFVDGALAHVLNMSKALGEQIGGGQPVWPYVIHGHYADAGDSAALLSGALNVPMVLTGHSLGRNKLEQLLKQGRQSKEDINSNYKIMRRIEAEELSLDAAELVITSTKQEIDEQWGLYDGFDVKLEKVLRARARRGVISHGRYMPRMVVIPPGMDFSNVVVPEDAPDADGELTQLTSDGSSPKAIPTIWADVMRFLTNPHKPMILALSRPDPKKNITTLLKAFGECRPLRELANLTLIMGNRDDIDEMSAGNASVLTTVIKFIDKYDLYGQVAYPKHHKQSDVPDIYRLAAKTKGVFINPALVEPFGLTLIEAAAHGLPMVATKNGGPVDIHRALNNGLLVDPHDQQAIADALLKLLSEKNLWNDCRKNGLKNIHLFSWPAHCRTYLTRVAACRMRHPQWQTDTPGDEISTEESFNDSLKDVQDMSLRLSVDGEKTSLNASVDIAASTDDHDLQDQVKRVLSKIKRSGNESTETEKGNKMLENTPGKYPILRRRRRLIVIALDCYESNGAPENKMIKMLQEIIKAGRLDTQVARVSGFALSTAMPLAETAEFLRSGKIQLNEFDALICSSGSEVYYPGSYTEEDGKLYPDPDYASHIDYRWGCDGLKKTILKLLNASEEDSDKFRSPIQEDSKSSNAHCISYLVKNPNKAMKVDDLRQKLRMRGLRCHPMYCRSSTRMQIIPLLASRAQALRYLFVRWRMNLSNMYVFLGEGGDTDYEEMISGTHKTIIMKGMANEGSEELLRTSGSYARDDIVPGESPLVTFVNGDANAEEIASAIKQVSLSASKM; via the exons ATGGCCGGGAATGAGTGGATTAATGGGTATTTGGAGGCGATATTGGATACTGGTGCGACGGCCATTGAAGACCAGAAGCCGGCGACGGCGGCGGCGAATTTGAGCGACAGAGGTCATTTCAATCCGACGAAATACTTCGTGGAGGAAGTTGTTAGCGGCGTCGATGAATCTGACCTTCATCGGACATGGCTCAAGGTCGTCGCCACTCGCAACACTCGCGAGCGGAGCTCAAGACTTGAGAATATGTGTTGGCGGATTTGGCATCTCACTCGCAAGAAGAAGCAG TTGGAATGGGAGGAGCTTCAACGGTTCACAAATCGGAGATTGGAGCGGGAACAAGGACGGATGGATGTGACGGAAGATATGTCGGAAGACTTATCAGAAGGAGAAAAGGGGGATGCCGGGAGCGAAATGGTGCAAAACGAGACTCCAAAGGTAGAGTTCCAGAGGACTTCTTCCAACTTCGAAGTTTGGTCTGAagataaaaaggaaaggaaacTTTATATTATTCTCATCAg CTTGCACGGTTTGGTTCGGGGAGATAACATGGAGCTTGGTCGCGATTCTGACACTGGTGGACAG GTCAAGTATGTTGTAGAGCTTTCTCGTGCTCTAGCACAAATGCCGGGGGTATATAGAGTGGACCTTTTTACTCGGCAGATCTTGTCAACAGAAGTTGATTGGAGCTACGGTGAGCCAACGGAGATGCTAAGTACCGGAACCGATGAAGGTGATGGTGATGTCGGAGAAAGCAGTGGAGCTTATATCATAAGAATTCCGTTTGGTCCACGGGACAAGTATTTGCGGAAAGAATTACTATGGCCCCATATTCAAGAGTTTGTAGATGGAGCTTTAGCACATGTTCTTAATATGTCCAAAGCTTTAGGAGAACAAATTGGTGGTGGTCAACCTGTGTGGCCATATGTCATCCATGGACATTATGCCGATGCTGGAGATAGTGCTGCTCTTCTCTCAGGTGCTTTGAATGTCCCGATGGTGTTGACAGGACACTCACTCGGAAGAAACAAGCTCGAACAACTTCTCAAGCAGGGACGCCAATCAAAAGAAGATATTAATTCAAACTATAAAATAATGAGGAGGATCGAAGCAGAAGAGCTTTCTCTTGATGCAGCGGAACTTGTGATAACAAGTACCAAACAGGAAATAGACGAGCAATGGGGACTTTATGATGGATTTGATGTCAAACTTGAGAAAGTGTTGCGGGCTCGGGCTCGGCGTGGAGTAATTTCCCATGGTCGGTACATGCCGAGGATGGTG GTCATTCCTCCCGGTATGGATTTCAGCAATGTTGTGGTTCCGGAAGATGCACCTGATGCTGATGGCGAATTAACACAACTTACAAGCGACGGGTCCTCTCCAAAAGCGATTCCAACAATATGGGCTGAT GTGATGCGTTTTCTTACCAACCCCCACAAACCTATGATATTGGCTTTGTCGAGACCGGATCCAAAGAAGAATATAACCACTCTCTTGAAAGCCTTCGGAGAGTGTCGTCCATTGAGAGAACTTGCTAATCTA ACACTGATCATGGGGAATAGAGATGATATCGATGAGATGTCAGCCGGTAATGCTAGCGTGCTCACAACAGTTATAAAATTTATCGACAAATATGATCTTTATGGTCAAGTGGCATACCCAAAGCATCATAAACAATCTGATGTTCCAGACATATACCGGCTTGCAGCAAAAACAAAG GGTGTTTTCATTAATCCAGCATTGGTCGAACCGTTCGGGCTTACCTTgattgag GCTGCCGCACATGGACTCCCAATGGTGGCAACTAAAAATGGCGGACCGGTTGACATTCATCGA GCACTAAACAATGGTCTACTTGTGGACCCTCATGATCAGCAAGCAATTGCTGATGCTTTGCTAAAGTTGCTATCAGAGAAGAACTTGTGGAATGACTGTAGGAAAAATGGTTTGAAGAACATACACCTGTTCTCCTGGCCAGCGCATTGCCGCACGTACTTGACTCGAGTGGCAGCCTGCCGCATGAGGCACCCACAGTGGCAAACCGACACCCCAGGGGACGAAATATCCACCGAGGAATCCTTCAATGATTCACTGAAGGACGTCCAAGATATGTCACTCAGACTTTCGGTTGATGGAGAAAAAACATCACTGAATGCATCAGTTGATATTGCTGCATCCACTGATGACCATGATTTGCAGGACCAAGTGAAGCGAGTCTTGAGCAAGATAAAGAGGTCAGGGAATGAATCAACGGAGACTGAAAAAGGGAATAAAATGCTGGAGAATACCCCTGGAAAGTATCCAATTTTGAGACGACGACGCAGGTTGATTGTTATAGCACTTGATTGCTATGAGAGCAATGGGGCTCCAGAAAATAAGATGATCAAGATGTTGCAGGAGATTATTAAAGCTGGTCGTCTTGACACTCAAGTTGCACGAGTCTCAGGCTTTGCTTTATCAACAGCAATGCCATTGGCAGAGACCGCAGAATTCTTAAGGTCTGGAAAAATACAACTTAATGAGTTCGATGCCTTAATCTGCAGTAGTGGAAGTGAGGTTTACTATCCGGGTTCTTACACTGAAGAAGATGGAAAACTGTACCCGGATCCAGATTACGCTTCACATATTGATTATCGTTGGGGATGTGACGGTTTGAAGAAAACAATTCTGAAGTTGTTGAATGCATCTGAAGAAGATTCTGACAAATTCCGTAGTCCGATTCAGGAGGATAGCAAATCGAGTAATGCTCATTGCATCTCCTACTTAGTAAAGAATCCCAATAAG GCGATGAAAGTCGACGATTTGAGGCAGAAGCTTCGGATGCGCGGACTTCGGTGCCATCCAATGTATTGCAGAAGCTCGACTCGAATGCAAATCATTCCTTTACTCGCATCAAGAGCTCAAGCACTCAG GTACCTTTTCGTGCGATGGAGAATGAACCTTTCGAATATGTATGTATTCCTCGGGGAGGGCGGGGACACCGACTATGAAGAGATGATATCAGGGACTCACAAGACGATAATCATGAAAGGAATGGCGAACGAGGGGTCAGAAGAGCTGCTGAGGACATCAGGAAGCTATGCAAGAGATGACATTGTTCCAGGTGAGAGCCCACTGGTGACATTTGTTAATGGGGATGCAAATGCTGAAGAGATTGCAAGTGCTATAAAGCAAGTTTCATTATCTGCTTCCAAAATGTGA